From a single Ischnura elegans chromosome 7, ioIscEleg1.1, whole genome shotgun sequence genomic region:
- the LOC124162807 gene encoding uncharacterized protein LOC124162807 yields MPEVKFDSSAQTKDGDTRGQPPPGRKVLPPDGGWGWCIVFAYALNNVTTLPMLQSYGLLFKDKFEELNMTAADRTAIINVNLALAFGLGLLNGPLLRRYSYRKLAMAGSLILFSGTFLTSFASNFTQFLIFYGILSAIGYCFLSASFSLAMNSYFCKLRGRATGLALASTGLGPILMPFLISYLLQEYTSQGAIMIMSGLALHSLAATLLLQPVKWHTKPVLVDDIAKASNGDNEGEDDEQDSMLYYSSHPRSLSISGVSRRKMSLALSGVEHDLDAHSIYGCQDPLVTPSIAERSYGRGSVVSVYDPRRQYLRSVSQDVQSRRNYWWNSVETVNLGSSYRIFDERSLYIQLDGTEEETEDKDEAGVSKSGRIMKRATKILATFFDFDLLSDPVYVSILLGLSAAIFGELNFSMITPFILNDFGFTTDQVARVMSTSASVDIVFRFMVPFIAERFKVHPRLMYMGSLMLLVASRSMFLFFDTYYSVLCIAVFLGLSKGIRTVYTPIIIPTYVPLEKLPGASGIQMLMNGLVFSACGPILGVFRDLTGQYTTCLYLINGMTLLTVLAWTIEYFVSKKGFRLRQ; encoded by the exons ATGCCGGAGGTCAAGTTTGACTCGTCGGCCCAGACCAAAGATGGCGACACGAGAGGCCAGCCGCCCCCTGGGCGTAAGGTGCTGCCACCTGACGGAGGGTGGGGGTGGTGCATCGTGTTCGCCTACGCACTCAACAAT GTGACGACCCTACCAATGCTACAATCATATGGATTATTATTCAAGGATAAATTCGAGGAATTGAACATGACAGCAGCAGACAGAACTGCAATAATCAATGTAAACCTTGCTTTAGCCTTCGGATTGG gtCTTCTAAATGGACCTTTATTACGGAGATATTCGTACAGGAAATTGGCTATGGCTGGCAGTCTTATCCTATTTTCTGGTACATTTTTGACAAGCTTTGCTTCAAATTTCACGCAGTTCCTCATTTTCTACGGCATACTATCAG CTATCGGATACTGTTTCCTGTCCGCCTCCTTCAGCCTCGCCATGAACTCCTACTTCTGCAAGCTCCGCGGCAGGGCGACTGGACTGGCTTTGGCATCCACCGGCCTCGGCCCCATCCTCATGCCGTTCCTCATCAGCTACCTCCTCCAGGAGTACACATCTCAGGGCGCAATCATGATCATGTCCGGCCTCGCACTGCACTCCCTAGCCGCGACCCTACTGCTGCAGCCGGTGAAGTGGCACACGAAACCAGTGCTGGTGGACGACATCGCGAAAGCCTCGAATGGGGATAATGAGGGCGAGGATGACGAGCAGGATTCCATGCTCTATTACAGTTCGCACCCAAGGTCCTTGTCGATCTCGGGCGTTTCCCGGAGGAAGATGTCGCTGGCGTTATCCGGGGTCGAGCACGACCTCGACGCGCACTCAATTTACGGCTGCCAGGATCCCTTGGTGACCCCCAGCATTGCCGAAAGGAGTTACGGGAGAGGCTCCGTCGTTTCCGTGTACGATCCCAGGAGGCAGTACCTCAGGAGCGTTTCCCAGGACGTCCAATCGAGGAGGAACTACTGGTGGAATTCGGTGGAGACAGTCAATCTCGGCAGTAGCTACAGGATATTCGACGAGAGGTCTCTGTACATCCAACTGGACGGGACGGAGGAAGAGACCGAGGATAAAGATGAGGCTGGCGTCTCGAAAAGTGGCCGGATAATGAAGAGAGCCACGAAGATCCTCGCGACTTTCTTTGACTTTGACTTGCTGAGCGATCCGGTATACGTGAGCATCTTGCTGGGCTTGTCTGCAGCCATCTTTGGCGAGCTCAATTTTTCCATGATCACCCCGTTCATATTGAACGATTTTGGTTTCACAACAGATCAAGTGGCCAGGGTAATGTCCACCTCAGCCAGTGTGGATATAGTGTTCAGGTTCATGGTGCCATTCATCGCGGAAAGATTCAAGGTGCACCCGAGGTTGATGTACATGGGCAGCCTGATGCTCTTGGTGGCCAGTAGATCGA TGTTCCTGTTTTTTGACACCTACTACTCAGTACTATGTATTGCTGTATTTTTGGGTTTATCCAAAGGCATAAGGACGGTGTATACTCCAATAATAATACCAACATATGTACCCCTTGAGAAACTTCCCGGAGCATCCGGTATTCAAATGCTCATGAATGGACTAGTATTTTCAGCGTGTGGCCCAATTTTAG GTGTATTTCGTGATCTCACCGGGCAGTACACAACATGTCTTTATTTAATCAACGGAATGACCTTACTCACTGTGCTGGCTTGGACAATTGAGTATTTCGTAAGCAAGAAAGGATTCCGTCTAAGACAGTAA